Proteins from a genomic interval of Agrococcus sp. ARC_14:
- a CDS encoding acyl-CoA dehydrogenase family protein, which yields MTTTEPREAQADDAQVSAEDRAALVEAVRDFADARLAPFANQRDASHEFPVATLREAGQLGLGAVCVREDVGGAGLSRIDSIAITEQLARGDVAVATYLSIHNMVAGMIDAEGTDEQRHQWLPRLCAMDDLASYCLTEPGAGSDAAAVATTAVRDGDEYVLTGTKQFISGAGTSAVYVVMARTGGADPALRGSRGMTAFIVPAGIPGLSFGPEEQKMGWKAQPTRQVILEGVRIPAANRLGDEGEGFGIAMRGLNGGRLGIAAASIGGAQFALERSIAYVKERATFGQPLATRQHVQFQLADMETELQAARALLERAAAKLDAKAPDAPTACAMAKRFATDVGFRVADQALQLHGGYGYLHEYGIERVVRDLRVHRILEGTNEMMRMIVGRALLGER from the coding sequence GTGACGACGACGGAGCCCCGCGAGGCTCAGGCCGATGACGCGCAGGTCAGTGCCGAGGACCGCGCCGCGCTCGTCGAGGCGGTGCGCGACTTCGCCGACGCCCGGCTCGCCCCCTTCGCGAACCAGCGGGACGCATCCCACGAGTTCCCCGTCGCCACCCTGCGCGAGGCCGGCCAGCTCGGCCTCGGTGCCGTGTGCGTGCGCGAGGACGTCGGCGGTGCTGGCCTCAGCCGCATCGACTCGATCGCCATCACCGAGCAGCTCGCTCGCGGTGACGTGGCCGTCGCCACCTACCTGTCGATCCACAACATGGTCGCCGGCATGATCGACGCCGAGGGCACCGACGAGCAGCGTCACCAGTGGCTGCCGCGGCTGTGCGCGATGGACGACCTCGCCAGCTACTGCCTCACCGAGCCGGGCGCGGGCTCCGACGCCGCAGCGGTCGCCACCACCGCGGTGCGCGACGGCGACGAGTACGTGCTCACCGGCACCAAGCAGTTCATCTCGGGTGCGGGCACCTCTGCCGTCTACGTCGTGATGGCGCGCACGGGAGGCGCCGACCCGGCGCTGCGCGGCTCGCGCGGCATGACCGCCTTCATCGTGCCGGCGGGCATCCCCGGCCTCTCGTTCGGCCCCGAGGAGCAGAAGATGGGCTGGAAGGCGCAGCCCACGCGCCAGGTGATCCTCGAGGGCGTCCGCATCCCGGCGGCCAACCGGCTCGGCGACGAGGGCGAGGGCTTCGGCATCGCCATGCGCGGTCTGAACGGCGGCCGGCTGGGCATCGCCGCGGCCTCGATCGGCGGCGCGCAGTTCGCGCTCGAGCGCTCCATCGCCTACGTCAAGGAGCGCGCCACCTTCGGCCAGCCGCTCGCCACCAGGCAGCACGTGCAGTTCCAGCTCGCCGACATGGAGACCGAGCTGCAGGCCGCCCGCGCCCTGCTCGAGCGCGCTGCGGCGAAGCTCGACGCCAAGGCGCCGGATGCCCCGACGGCCTGCGCGATGGCCAAGCGCTTTGCGACGGATGTCGGCTTCCGCGTCGCCGACCAGGCCCTGCAGCTGCACGGCGGCTACGGCTACCTGCACGAGTACGGCATCGAGCGCGTCGTCCGCGACCTGCGTGTGCACCGCATCCTCGAGGGCACGAACGAGATGATGCGCATGATCGTCGGCCGCGCCCTGCTGGGAGAGCGGTAG
- a CDS encoding enoyl-CoA hydratase-related protein yields the protein MTDDETIRIERRGRVAWITLDRPEALNALNTQLMHELVAATTELDADDSIGAIVVTGSEKAFAAGADIKEMASKSTAEMREANHFGPWLEFARTKKPVIAAVSGYALGGGFELALMCDVILAGDSAKFGFPEIGLGVIPGIGGTQRIVRAVGYPKAAELVLTGRRIDAAEAERIGIVSRVVPAAELLAEAEQLATTIAEKSLPALVAAKAALDGALETGLEAGLALEAEQFTALFDTADQKEGMAAFNEKREPNFTHR from the coding sequence ATGACCGACGACGAGACCATCCGCATCGAGCGTCGCGGGCGCGTCGCCTGGATCACGCTCGACCGGCCGGAGGCGCTCAACGCCCTCAACACCCAGCTCATGCACGAGCTCGTGGCCGCCACGACTGAGCTCGATGCCGATGACTCGATCGGCGCGATCGTCGTGACCGGCTCGGAGAAGGCGTTCGCGGCCGGTGCCGACATCAAGGAGATGGCGTCGAAGTCGACCGCCGAGATGCGCGAGGCGAACCACTTCGGGCCGTGGCTCGAGTTCGCTCGCACGAAGAAGCCCGTCATCGCGGCAGTGTCGGGCTATGCGCTCGGCGGCGGGTTTGAGCTGGCGCTCATGTGCGACGTGATCCTGGCGGGCGACTCGGCGAAGTTCGGCTTCCCGGAGATCGGGCTGGGCGTGATCCCCGGCATCGGCGGCACGCAGCGCATCGTGCGCGCGGTCGGCTACCCGAAGGCCGCTGAGCTGGTGCTCACCGGTCGCCGCATCGACGCGGCGGAGGCGGAGCGCATCGGCATCGTCTCGCGCGTGGTGCCGGCTGCGGAGCTGCTGGCCGAGGCCGAGCAGCTCGCGACCACGATCGCCGAGAAGTCGCTGCCGGCGCTCGTCGCGGCGAAGGCCGCGCTCGACGGCGCGCTCGAGACGGGGCTCGAGGCGGGGCTGGCGCTCGAGGCCGAGCAGTTCACGGCGCTGTTCGACACCGCCGATCAGAAGGAAGGGATGGCGGCCTTCAATGAGAAGCGCGAGCCGAACTTCACGCATCGCTAG
- a CDS encoding MarR family transcriptional regulator yields the protein MTTMPETFDPIAEARRQWLDHGWTDAAPGMTLVTSVNRAQQLLEARVEATLRSFSLSFARFEVLRLLAFTREGRMPMQSAVRRLQVHPTSVTSTVDRLVRDGLVAREPHPTDGRATVLTITDAGRERVELATVALNDEAFTAVGLEDDELAELVRIIALLRKRSGDFEDPRPAPEPL from the coding sequence ATGACCACGATGCCGGAGACGTTCGACCCGATCGCCGAAGCCCGCCGCCAGTGGCTCGACCACGGCTGGACGGATGCGGCGCCGGGCATGACGCTCGTGACCTCCGTCAATCGCGCGCAGCAGCTGCTCGAGGCCCGCGTCGAGGCGACGCTGCGGTCGTTCTCGCTCTCCTTCGCACGCTTCGAGGTGCTGCGACTGCTCGCGTTCACGCGCGAGGGGCGCATGCCGATGCAATCAGCGGTGCGACGGCTGCAGGTGCATCCGACGAGCGTCACGAGCACGGTCGACCGGCTCGTGCGCGACGGACTGGTGGCCCGCGAGCCGCACCCGACCGACGGCCGGGCGACGGTGCTGACGATCACGGATGCGGGGCGCGAGCGGGTCGAGCTGGCCACGGTCGCGCTCAACGACGAGGCGTTCACCGCCGTGGGGCTCGAGGACGACGAGCTGGCAGAGCTGGTGCGCATCATCGCGCTGCTGCGGAAGCGCTCCGGCGACTTCGAGGATCCGCGGCCGGCGCCGGAGCCGTTGTGA
- a CDS encoding electron transfer flavoprotein subunit beta/FixA family protein has product MKIVVLVKPVPDTYGDRVLSLETGLADRAASETVLDEITERALESVIRHAESAEGVEVVAMSMAPTDTQAALRKALAMGAGSAVHIADERLAGADLVRTAEVLAAGLRRSGFDLVVTGNGSTDGGGSVMPSMLAELLDVPAATRLETIEITADAVQGSRATDGGTMSVRAELPAIASVTERMPDPRFPALRGIMGAKKKPLEVLSLDDLSAELEGLGAELDETAAPRSIVIAADQRPPREAGEIITDDGSAGERIAAFLADRRLA; this is encoded by the coding sequence ATGAAGATCGTCGTGCTCGTCAAGCCCGTGCCAGACACCTACGGCGACCGCGTGCTCAGCCTCGAGACGGGGCTCGCCGACCGTGCTGCGAGCGAGACCGTGCTCGACGAGATCACCGAGCGCGCGCTCGAGTCGGTCATCCGACACGCGGAATCCGCAGAGGGAGTCGAGGTCGTCGCGATGTCGATGGCACCCACCGACACGCAGGCGGCGCTGCGCAAGGCGCTCGCGATGGGCGCCGGCTCTGCCGTGCACATCGCCGACGAGCGGCTCGCCGGTGCCGACCTGGTGCGCACCGCCGAGGTGCTCGCCGCCGGGCTGCGCCGCTCGGGCTTCGACCTCGTCGTGACCGGCAACGGGTCCACGGACGGCGGCGGCAGCGTCATGCCCTCGATGCTCGCCGAGCTGCTCGACGTGCCGGCCGCGACCCGGCTCGAGACGATCGAGATCACGGCGGATGCGGTGCAGGGCTCGCGCGCGACCGATGGCGGCACGATGTCGGTGCGGGCAGAGCTGCCCGCGATCGCCTCGGTCACCGAGCGGATGCCCGACCCGCGCTTCCCGGCGCTGCGCGGCATCATGGGCGCGAAGAAGAAGCCGCTCGAGGTGCTCTCGCTCGACGACCTGAGCGCAGAGCTCGAGGGGCTCGGCGCCGAGCTCGACGAGACGGCTGCGCCGCGATCGATCGTGATCGCCGCTGACCAGCGACCGCCTCGCGAGGCGGGCGAGATCATCACCGACGACGGCAGCGCGGGGGAGCGGATCGCCGCGTTCCTCGCCGACCGCAGGCTGGCCTGA
- a CDS encoding electron transfer flavoprotein subunit alpha/FixB family protein, with protein sequence MTETTGAAITQPILILLLAASGGEPKLADGAAEAIGAAAQLGTPVAVTVGPADALPQMAEAAAALGAVQVLTAAVDPTQLGAPVADALAAAVAQLAPAAVLVPHTIEGTDAAGRLAARLRAPLAIDAVAVERDAEGIVARHSIYGGAYDVTSAATFGPLIVTLRRGSIDHRAEAATPQISSLEVAATGRRAAVVEGFEAAEQTSTRPDLRSAKKVVSGGRGLGSKEQFALIEQLADALGAAIGASRAAVDAGYVEQSSQVGQTGTSVSPDLYLAIGISGAIQHRAGMQTAKTIVAIDKDANAPIFEIADLGVVGDLFTIVPQLVAALEARKG encoded by the coding sequence ATGACTGAGACGACAGGTGCTGCGATCACGCAGCCCATCCTGATCCTGCTGCTCGCCGCCTCCGGAGGCGAGCCGAAGCTCGCCGACGGCGCTGCGGAAGCGATCGGCGCGGCCGCGCAGCTCGGCACGCCCGTCGCTGTGACCGTCGGCCCGGCCGACGCGCTGCCGCAGATGGCAGAGGCTGCCGCAGCGCTGGGCGCCGTGCAGGTGCTGACGGCCGCCGTCGACCCGACACAGCTCGGTGCCCCGGTGGCCGATGCGCTCGCGGCCGCGGTCGCGCAGCTCGCGCCGGCGGCAGTGCTCGTGCCGCACACGATCGAGGGCACGGATGCGGCCGGTCGCCTCGCCGCACGCCTGCGGGCGCCGCTCGCGATCGACGCGGTCGCGGTGGAGCGCGACGCGGAGGGCATCGTCGCGCGGCACTCGATCTACGGCGGCGCCTATGACGTGACCTCGGCCGCGACCTTCGGGCCGCTCATCGTCACGCTGCGGCGCGGATCGATCGACCATCGCGCCGAGGCCGCGACGCCGCAGATCAGCTCGCTCGAGGTTGCGGCGACTGGGCGCCGGGCTGCCGTCGTCGAGGGCTTCGAGGCAGCGGAGCAGACGTCGACGCGACCCGACCTGCGCTCGGCGAAGAAGGTCGTCTCCGGGGGCCGCGGGCTGGGTTCGAAGGAGCAGTTCGCGCTCATCGAGCAGCTCGCCGATGCGCTCGGCGCGGCCATCGGTGCTTCGCGGGCAGCGGTCGACGCGGGCTACGTCGAGCAGTCGTCGCAGGTCGGCCAGACCGGCACGTCGGTCTCGCCCGATCTCTATCTGGCCATCGGGATCTCCGGCGCCATCCAGCACCGCGCGGGCATGCAGACAGCGAAGACGATCGTGGCGATCGACAAGGACGCGAATGCGCCCATCTTCGAGATCGCCGACCTGGGCGTCGTCGGCGACCTCTTCACGATCGTGCCGCAGCTCGTCGCGGCGCTCGAGGCGCGGAAGGGCTAG
- a CDS encoding cytochrome b/b6 domain-containing protein produces the protein MLPAPLSEPQIRTGTAAAAPAAAAKVAPDAAATAPAAKTSAAPAKAPPAKAPAAAPAAAATSAAAASDAQPGLRPTTRRQWALAGILVALAVIGLTTIVVGLARWIAGLEPIAAFIAQYPGTYELPEGAPIGLPAWLNWSHFFNLLLIALIIRSGLQVRGERKPPAYFTSKRTGQKVSITVWLHTSLDVLWIVNGLVFVVLLFATGQWMRIVPTSWEVFPHAISAGLQYATLNWPLEDGWVNYNSLQQLAYFVTVFIAAPLAIVTGARMSGWWPKGADRLNRAYPIEWARAVHFPTMLYFSAFIIVHVLLVFTTGALRNLNHMFAAKPDDDWLGFLFFAGAMLVVAAAMVAARPALLSPIASRFGTVSAR, from the coding sequence GTGTTGCCCGCACCCCTCTCCGAGCCGCAGATCCGTACCGGAACCGCGGCGGCCGCACCTGCGGCGGCCGCCAAGGTGGCACCCGACGCAGCCGCGACGGCGCCAGCCGCGAAGACCTCGGCTGCACCCGCAAAGGCGCCACCCGCGAAGGCCCCGGCCGCCGCGCCCGCCGCCGCAGCGACCAGCGCCGCCGCCGCAAGCGACGCCCAGCCCGGCCTCCGCCCGACCACCCGCCGCCAGTGGGCGCTCGCGGGCATCCTGGTCGCCCTCGCGGTCATCGGCCTGACAACGATCGTCGTCGGCCTCGCGCGCTGGATCGCGGGTCTCGAGCCGATCGCCGCCTTCATCGCGCAATACCCAGGCACCTACGAGCTGCCGGAAGGCGCCCCGATCGGCCTGCCCGCCTGGCTCAACTGGTCGCACTTCTTCAATCTGCTGCTGATCGCGCTCATCATCCGCAGCGGCCTGCAGGTGCGCGGCGAGCGCAAGCCCCCCGCCTACTTCACGTCGAAGCGCACGGGCCAGAAGGTCTCGATCACGGTCTGGCTGCACACGAGCCTCGACGTGCTGTGGATCGTGAACGGCCTCGTCTTCGTGGTCCTGCTGTTCGCGACCGGCCAGTGGATGCGCATCGTTCCGACCAGCTGGGAGGTCTTCCCGCACGCGATCTCGGCCGGGCTGCAGTACGCCACGCTCAACTGGCCGCTCGAGGACGGCTGGGTCAACTACAACTCGCTCCAGCAGCTGGCCTACTTCGTCACCGTCTTCATCGCCGCGCCGCTCGCGATCGTCACGGGCGCGCGCATGAGCGGCTGGTGGCCGAAGGGCGCAGACCGGCTCAACCGCGCCTACCCGATCGAGTGGGCACGCGCCGTGCACTTCCCGACCATGCTCTACTTCTCGGCCTTCATCATCGTGCACGTGCTGCTGGTGTTCACGACCGGAGCCCTCCGCAACCTGAACCACATGTTCGCAGCGAAGCCCGACGACGACTGGCTCGGCTTCCTCTTCTTCGCCGGCGCGATGCTGGTCGTGGCCGCCGCCATGGTCGCGGCGCGGCCGGCGCTGCTCAGCCCGATCGCGAGCCGCTTCGGCACGGTGTCGGCCCGGTAG
- a CDS encoding sulfite exporter TauE/SafE family protein: MTDATETEHSRPIWALVGIGLLSGFLSGMFGIGGGIVIVPLLVLLAKFPRRLAAGTSLGAIVPAALVGVASYAALGNVDWLVALILVAGSIVGAQVGAHLLHKLPVQAIRWAFIVFLAIVAVSLFLVVPSRDAQLELGVLPIIGLIVLGFITGVLSGILGVGGGIVIVPMLILLFGQSDVVAKGTSLAMMIPTAISGTIGNLRRKNVDLIASAIVGVAACVTTALGAAAAVALDPRTASIIFGAFLVLLIVRLVFEAIKQGDKA; encoded by the coding sequence GTGACTGACGCGACCGAGACCGAGCACAGCAGACCGATCTGGGCGCTCGTGGGCATCGGCCTGCTGTCGGGCTTCCTCTCGGGCATGTTCGGCATCGGCGGCGGCATCGTCATCGTGCCGCTGCTCGTGCTGCTGGCGAAGTTCCCGCGCAGGCTCGCCGCAGGCACCTCGCTCGGCGCCATCGTGCCGGCGGCGCTCGTCGGCGTCGCGAGCTACGCCGCGCTCGGCAACGTCGACTGGCTGGTGGCGCTCATCCTCGTCGCCGGCTCGATCGTCGGCGCGCAGGTCGGCGCCCACCTCCTGCACAAGCTGCCGGTGCAGGCGATCCGCTGGGCGTTCATCGTCTTCCTGGCCATCGTCGCCGTCAGCCTCTTCCTCGTGGTGCCCTCGCGCGACGCGCAGCTCGAGCTCGGCGTCCTGCCTATCATCGGGCTGATCGTGCTGGGCTTCATCACGGGCGTGCTCTCGGGCATCCTCGGCGTCGGGGGCGGCATCGTGATCGTGCCGATGCTCATCCTGCTGTTCGGTCAGAGCGATGTGGTCGCGAAGGGCACCTCGCTCGCCATGATGATCCCCACCGCGATCTCCGGCACGATCGGCAACCTGCGCCGCAAGAACGTCGACCTCATCGCATCCGCCATCGTCGGCGTCGCCGCGTGCGTCACGACCGCGCTCGGTGCGGCCGCAGCGGTGGCGCTCGACCCGCGCACCGCATCCATCATCTTCGGCGCATTCCTGGTGCTGCTGATCGTGCGGCTCGTCTTCGAGGCGATCAAGCAGGGCGACAAGGCCTAG
- a CDS encoding MFS transporter, whose translation MMFRSLRLFNYRTWFFGALISNVGAWMQSTALSWTVLTVLTANDATAVGLNLALQFAPQLLLVPISGLIADKYDRRKVLFVTQSAMGVLALILGVVVTTGIVELWHVQVFALMFGVVQAFDMPARQAFVSELVGQTDIANAVALNSASFHGARLIGPAVAGLLIALVAPGPVFLINAFTFIAMLVALARIRTRELQPAPRGAKGLGDIVEGFRYVRKRKDLLVIFVMAFILGTFGLNFPIYISTMTSIEFSADADTFGILSSAMAIGSVTGALLSARSANPRWTAIVGGIGLFVLACVFAAWTPGIIAFAVSLAIAGFTAQLFMTNANSMVQLTSAPEVRGRVMALYGAVFMGGTPIGAPIVGWVADAFGPRWGIMVAAITCLVAFIVGAIYWVRVRRDDRMTRTGTLTLPPPTESIDIVK comes from the coding sequence ATGATGTTCCGGTCCTTGCGGCTGTTCAACTACCGCACCTGGTTCTTCGGCGCCCTGATCTCCAACGTCGGCGCCTGGATGCAGTCGACGGCGCTGTCGTGGACGGTGCTGACGGTGCTCACCGCCAACGACGCCACCGCGGTCGGCCTCAACCTGGCGCTGCAGTTCGCGCCGCAGCTGCTGCTCGTGCCGATCTCGGGCCTCATCGCCGACAAGTACGACCGCCGCAAGGTGCTCTTCGTCACGCAGTCGGCGATGGGCGTGCTCGCCCTCATCCTCGGCGTCGTCGTCACCACCGGCATCGTCGAGCTCTGGCACGTGCAGGTGTTCGCGCTCATGTTCGGCGTCGTGCAGGCGTTCGACATGCCCGCCCGCCAGGCCTTCGTCTCCGAGCTGGTCGGCCAGACCGACATCGCCAACGCCGTCGCGCTCAACTCCGCCTCGTTCCACGGCGCGCGCCTCATCGGCCCCGCCGTCGCCGGCCTGCTCATCGCGCTCGTCGCCCCCGGTCCCGTCTTCCTCATCAACGCGTTCACGTTCATCGCCATGCTCGTGGCGCTGGCGCGCATCCGCACCCGCGAGCTGCAGCCCGCCCCGCGCGGCGCGAAGGGGCTCGGCGACATCGTGGAGGGCTTCCGGTACGTGCGGAAGCGCAAGGATCTGCTCGTCATCTTCGTGATGGCGTTCATCCTCGGCACGTTCGGCCTGAACTTCCCCATCTACATCTCGACCATGACCTCGATCGAGTTCTCGGCCGACGCCGACACCTTCGGCATCCTCTCGAGCGCCATGGCGATCGGATCGGTCACCGGCGCCCTGCTCTCGGCACGCTCGGCGAACCCGCGCTGGACGGCGATCGTCGGCGGCATCGGACTGTTCGTGCTCGCCTGCGTCTTCGCGGCCTGGACGCCGGGCATCATCGCCTTCGCCGTCTCGCTCGCGATCGCCGGCTTCACCGCGCAGCTGTTCATGACGAACGCCAACTCGATGGTGCAGCTCACCTCGGCCCCGGAGGTGCGCGGACGCGTGATGGCGCTCTACGGCGCGGTCTTCATGGGTGGCACGCCGATCGGCGCCCCGATCGTCGGATGGGTGGCGGATGCCTTCGGCCCGCGCTGGGGCATCATGGTCGCCGCGATCACGTGCCTGGTCGCGTTCATCGTGGGCGCCATCTACTGGGTGCGCGTGCGCCGCGACGACCGCATGACGCGCACCGGCACGCTGACGCTGCCGCCCCCGACCGAGTCGATCGACATCGTCAAGTAG
- a CDS encoding MarR family transcriptional regulator — protein sequence MATIALADSLRVALVRLGRRMRQQRADQQLSPHHLSALGAIQQLEEPTLARIAAAECVKPPSMVKTLQYLEELDYVERSPHPSDGRMVVLRISDKGEEMIASMRERRNRVLAASIAKLSPEEREILAKAVPLLERLAEQ from the coding sequence ATGGCCACCATCGCGCTCGCAGACTCCCTCCGCGTCGCGCTGGTGCGCCTCGGTCGCCGCATGCGCCAGCAGCGCGCCGACCAGCAGCTCTCGCCGCATCACCTGTCGGCGCTCGGCGCGATCCAGCAGCTCGAGGAGCCCACGCTCGCGCGCATCGCCGCCGCCGAGTGCGTGAAGCCGCCGAGCATGGTGAAGACGCTGCAGTACCTCGAGGAGCTCGACTACGTCGAGCGAAGCCCGCACCCGAGCGATGGCCGCATGGTGGTGCTGCGCATCAGCGACAAGGGCGAGGAGATGATCGCCTCGATGCGCGAGCGCCGCAACCGCGTGCTCGCCGCCTCGATCGCCAAGCTCAGCCCCGAGGAGCGCGAGATCCTCGCGAAGGCCGTGCCGCTGCTCGAGAGGCTCGCCGAGCAATGA
- a CDS encoding phosphotransferase, with protein sequence MHDATPAETTAPRGPHSPEEQLLRDALGDDLGGELRVLSREPYGAGALTGFEEAPTGAGQTRYWYVDTSGKRVDAETGFVLGDPEHPQARIWLHPADPRLPALAPASFPDAAATLMGRLGISIDRKPELLVYRPGKRAMFRMRSGERDTYLKIVRPEASSSIVELQESLRAGGVPVPLITGWSELGIVLTETAEGVPLTSRLAELDPERLLDSIESLRDRIGSVVTGRDARASLGSRSEWYTERLARWSSEGEALSGLPRDPSADARRGRPEQPIEASLHDHLATLTRMITSVDPSALIVEDDVQRTVHGDLHVGQLFVAEQNASAISGVIDIDTCGLGDPADDEAAFMGHLVASIVLARADEARAAGFRRLLDAAIGRWLAVDRPGRVRVAHRTAVHVLAHALAPIERGEHEMAEQELAIGIEILGSLLEG encoded by the coding sequence GTGCACGATGCGACCCCTGCCGAGACCACCGCACCGCGCGGCCCGCACTCCCCGGAGGAGCAGCTGCTGCGCGACGCCCTCGGCGACGATCTGGGCGGCGAGCTGCGGGTGCTGAGCCGCGAGCCCTACGGCGCGGGCGCGCTGACGGGCTTCGAGGAGGCGCCGACCGGCGCGGGGCAGACGCGCTACTGGTACGTCGACACCTCCGGCAAGCGGGTCGATGCCGAGACGGGGTTCGTGCTGGGCGACCCCGAGCATCCGCAGGCGCGCATCTGGCTGCATCCGGCCGACCCGCGGCTGCCGGCGCTGGCACCCGCGAGCTTCCCGGACGCGGCCGCGACGCTGATGGGACGGCTCGGCATCAGCATCGACCGCAAGCCGGAGCTGCTCGTCTACCGGCCCGGCAAGCGGGCGATGTTCCGGATGCGCTCCGGTGAGCGCGACACGTACCTCAAGATCGTGCGGCCCGAGGCCTCGTCGTCGATCGTCGAGCTGCAGGAGTCGCTGCGCGCCGGCGGCGTGCCCGTGCCGCTCATCACCGGCTGGTCGGAGCTCGGCATCGTGCTCACCGAGACCGCCGAGGGCGTGCCGCTCACGTCGCGGCTGGCAGAGCTCGACCCCGAGCGGCTGCTCGACTCGATCGAGTCGCTGCGCGATCGCATCGGCTCGGTCGTGACCGGTCGCGATGCCCGCGCCTCGCTCGGCTCCCGCAGCGAGTGGTACACCGAGCGGCTGGCGCGGTGGAGCTCTGAAGGGGAGGCCCTTTCGGGCCTCCCCCGCGACCCCAGCGCGGACGCCCGTCGCGGGCGTCCGGAACAGCCCATCGAAGCGTCCCTCCACGACCACCTCGCGACCCTCACCCGCATGATCACGTCGGTCGACCCATCCGCCCTCATCGTCGAGGACGACGTGCAGCGCACCGTGCATGGCGATCTGCACGTGGGGCAGCTGTTCGTCGCCGAGCAGAATGCGAGCGCCATCTCGGGCGTGATCGACATCGACACCTGCGGGCTGGGCGACCCGGCCGACGACGAGGCCGCCTTCATGGGGCATCTGGTCGCCTCGATCGTGCTGGCGCGGGCAGACGAGGCGCGTGCTGCGGGCTTCCGGCGGCTGCTGGACGCCGCGATCGGGCGGTGGCTGGCCGTCGACCGGCCCGGCAGGGTGCGGGTCGCGCACCGCACCGCCGTGCACGTGCTCGCGCACGCGCTCGCGCCGATCGAGCGCGGCGAGCACGAGATGGCCGAGCAGGAGCTGGCGATCGGCATCGAGATCCTGGGATCGCTCCTCGAGGGCTGA